One window of the Candidozyma auris chromosome 6, complete sequence genome contains the following:
- the SNP3 gene encoding Sm-like protein LSM2 yields MLFFSFFKTLVDQEIILELKNDIEIKGTLRSVDQYLNLKLDNVSTVNENKYPHLKAVKNLFVRGSTVRYVHMSASAVDCTLLQDASRREAMAQAGK; encoded by the exons ATGCTCTTTTTtagtttcttcaagactTTGGTGGACCAGGAGATTATCTTGGAGTTGAAAAACGACATCGAGATCAAGGGTACCTTGCGTTCTGTCGACCAgtacttgaacttgaagttAGACAATGTCTCGACTGTGAACGAGAACAAGTACCCCCACTTGAAAGCCGTGAAGAACTTGTTTGTGAGAGGTTCCACGGTGCGTTACGTCCATATGAGTGCTAGCGCTGTCGATTGCACGTTGCTACAAGATGCGTCTAGAAGAG AGGCCATGGCTCAGGCTGGCAAATAA
- a CDS encoding glycolipid translocation protein, translated as MLELAVEPLYALTQYALDFEARSTIESIAVFAKCFVTFACVTWSKSYISDNQRGWAVLSFLLGQLAYALVTVVGYMRRFNFRVSRPAKVTENKKVFLFDPSLTKLYFTLFFQMLFKLVLTEGDKIMMGYLFDVSQQGTYAVISNYGSMIARIVFLPVEEMLRNSFTKVFAAETPSAKTAFTTMENLLAFYMYFSILLLLGGTFNGEFLLRILLGRSAAWRSSELFALFPQYILYLPFMAFNGILEAFQTSILSDRQIKVYSLFMLFSTFISFLVSIVSVKQWGWGLTGLIVANITSMTLRIIYCSFTYVRFARKHSVKTSLATLFRRTASPIGYSVFAYVLQSQLLGSHTTSFQEFFISACICFTCLLVFLMNERRTIEDTFVNKLRRNRGMKVKDE; from the coding sequence ATGCTAGAATTGGCAGTGGAGCCGTTGTATGCATTGACCCAGTACGCTTTAGACTTTGAAGCGAGATCTACCATCGAGAGCATTGCAGTGTTTGCAAAGTGCTTCGTCACCTTTGCTTGTGTGACATGGAGTAAAAGCTATATCTCTGATAACCAAAGAGGTTGGGCTgttttgtcttttcttttgggCCAGTTGGCATATGCTTTGGTCACAGTGGTAGGGTATATGCGTCGTTTCAACTTCCGTGTGTCCAGACCTGCAAAGGTGACCGAGAATAAGAaagtctttctttttgatcCGAGTCTTACCAAACTATACTTCACTTTATTTTTCCAAATGCTCTTTAAACTTGTATTGACAGAGGGAGACAAAATCATGATGGGGTACCTTTTTGATGTCTCGCAACAAGGAACATACGCTGTGATCAGCAATTACGGGTCTATGATAGCTCGCATAGTGTTCTTACCTGTGGAGGAAATGCTTAGAAATCTGTTTACAAAAGTGTTTGCTGCTGAAACACCCTCGGCTAAAACAGCTTTCACTACCATGGAGAATCTCCTAGCGTTTTACATGTATTTTAGCATCCTTTTACTTTTGGGCGGCACCTTCAATGGggaatttcttcttcggaTCTTACTTGGACGAAGTGCGGCATGGAGGAGCTCAGAGTTGTTTGCCTTGTTCCCGCAATACATTTTGTACCTCCCATTTATGGCGTTCAACGGTATCCTTGAGGCTTTCCAGACCAGCATATTGAGCGACAGGCAAATCAAGGTTTACTCATTATTCATGCTATTCCTGACGTTCATCTCCTTTCTTGTGCTGATTGTTCTGGTCAAACAATGGGGATGGGGTCTTACTGGCTTGATTGTCGCCAATATAACTTCCATGACACTTAGGATCATTTACTGTTCCTTCACCTACGTTCGTTTTGCTCGGAAGCATAGCGTCAAGACTTCCCTCGCCACTCTTTTCCGCAGAACGGCATCGCCTATAGGCTATTCTGTCTTTGCTTACGTTCTTCAATCCCAGCTTCTCGGCTCTCACACCACTTCCTTTCAAGAATTTTTCATCAGTGCATGCATTTGTTTCACTTGCCTTCTAgtgtttttgatgaatgaAAGACGTACGATAGAGGACACTtttgtcaacaagttgagaagaaaccgGGGCATGAAGGTCAAGGACGAAtaa
- the HAP31 gene encoding Hap31p: MSFSITKEEADNAASNSPDIELREQDRWLPIANVARLMKYTLPATAKVSKDAKECMQECVSEFISFITSEASDKCLRDKRKTINGEDILYSMHDLGFENYAEVLKIYLAKYREQQALKQERGETKVSKKSAKKREASLQEEVNVKAEDTPTHNEFADHNGPNSHEADGQNVDQTVHEQHQNHISSLGYEGQEKHGHSPDYFQQYNAEENGSHNGPDHNDMNLKDDLNVEVNLDQDHNIDEDHNIALEDERYSGFINGQEEGDLPNSNREHSKSHSQSDNGNVDDLSKLAAHEDLDLSMADRDYY; encoded by the coding sequence ATGAGTTTTAGtatcaccaaagaagaggctgaCAATGCTGCGTCTAACAGTCCGGATATCGAGCTAAGAGAACAGGACCGTTGGCTCCCCATAGCCAACGTGGCCAGGCTCATGAAGTACACGTTACCAGCCACAGCGAAAGTCAGCAAGGACGCCAAAGAATGCATGCAAGAGTGTGTTTCAGAATTTATTTCATTTATAACAAGTGAGGCCAGCGACAAGTGTCTCAGGGACAAGAGGAAAACGATCAACGGCGAAGATATACTATACTCAATGCATGATCTAGGATTTGAAAACTATGCTGAGGTGCTCAAAATTTATTTGGCCAAGTATCGAGAGCAGCAGGCGCTAAAACAAGAGCGTGGAGAAACCAAGGTTTCTAAAAAACTGGCGAAGAAAAGGGAAGCTCTgctacaagaagaagtcaacGTCAAGGCCGAAGATACGCCGACTCACAACGAGTTTGCGGACCACAACGGTCCCAATTCCCACGAGGCTGACGGCCAAAATGTTGATCAGACAGTTCACGAGCAGCACCAAAACCATATATCCTCGCTAGGGTATGAAGGTCAAGAGAAACACGGACATTCCCCAGATTATTTCCAACAATACaatgctgaagaaaatggaTCCCATAACGGGCCAGATCACAACGAcatgaacttgaaggatgATCTCAATGTCGAGGTGAATCTAGATCAGGATCACAATATAGATGAGGACCATAACATAGCTCTTGAGGATGAAAGATATAGTGGCTTCATCAatggtcaagaagaaggcgaCTTGCCCAACTCGAACAGAGAGCACTCAAAATCACACAGCCAATCTGACAATGGGAATGTCGATGATTTGAGTAAGTTGGCTGCACATGAAGATTTGGACCTTTCAATGGCTGACCGTGATTACTATTAA